A genomic segment from Hypomesus transpacificus isolate Combined female chromosome 13, fHypTra1, whole genome shotgun sequence encodes:
- the LOC124475836 gene encoding N-formyl peptide receptor 3-like: protein MEGMQYPEAGRGRTPMASTSVEDLCSAAHCRVRICSVSLPMCWSFWSIILSGSQNITLNVTLGASEGASPNVHWLTTTSLVIHYVTFVTGTIGNGLVIYVTGYRMTKTVNSVWFLNLACTDFLLTAFRIISIIHTTRNFEWIFGPFMCKLNSMVNVHNMFTSIFILVAISVDRCLCICVVVWAQNKRTTRKAEFTCVGIWLVSLICSIPYTLHRETIVLNDKTYCCLNITLKGHKDLIVLRFVLGFLIPFVIIIGSYVAIGMRTRRLHRKRIGPRSLRIIFAIILAFFICWLPFHVFQFIDYYCHVVAVNHTFKSFVYGGVALSSSMAIFNSCLNPFLYVFMCDDFQRKLHQSVCLVFESTFAEDLVISSRSLTSHLSRTSRKSDSTAPEPTQRDCD from the exons ATGGAGGGAATGCAGTATCCGGAGGCTGGCCGTGGCAG GACACCAATGGCTTCCACTTCTGTGGAGGATCTCTGCTCAGCTGCTCATTGCCGTGTCAG AATTtgcagtgtctctctccctatgtgcTGGAGCTTCTGGAGTATCATCTTGTCAG GCTCACAGAACATCACCCTGAATGTCACCCTAGGGGCATCTGAAGGGGCAAGTCCAAACGTACACTGGCTGACGACAACATCTCTGGTGATCCACTATGTGACATTTGTGACCGGCACCATTGGTAATGGTCTGGTCATCTATGTGACAGGGTACAGGATGACAAAAACAGTCAACTCGGTGTGGTTCCTCAACTTGGCCTGCACTGACTTCCTCCTCACAGCCTTTCGAATCATTAGCATCATTCACACGACTCGCAATTTTGAGTGGATCTTCGGGCCCTTTATGTGTAAGCTGAACAGCATGGTGAACGTGCACAACATGTTCACCAGCATCTTCATCCTGGTGGCCATCAGTGTAGACCGCTGCCTGTGCATATGTGTGGTAGTATGGGCCCAGAATAAACGCACAACACGCAAGGCTGAGTTCACATGTGTCGGGATCTGGCTGGTCTCTTTGATTTGCAGCATCCCTTACACTCTCCACCGAGAAACCATAGTTCTCAACGACAAAACATACTGCTGTTTAAACATTACTCTTAAAGGACATAAGGACCTCATAGTGTTACGTTTTGTACTGGGATTCCTCATCCCTTTCGTAATCATCATCGGGTCTTATGTCGCCATAGGAATGCGCACCAGACGCCTCCATAGGAAGAGAATAGGGCCAAGGTCTCTCCGCATCATCTTTGCAATCATCCTGGCTTTCTTCATATGCTGGCTGCCATTCCACGTGTTCCAGTTCATAGACTATTATTGTCACGTGGTAGCAGTCAACCACACTTTCAAATCTTTCGTGTATGGGGGTGTTGCACTGTCCAGTAGCATGGCAATTTTCAACAGCTGCCTGAACCCCTTTCTTTATGTCTTTATGTGTGATGACTTCCAGAGGAAGCTTCATCAGTCTGTGTGCCTGGTCTTTGAGAGTACTTTTGCAGAGGACCTGGTCATATCGTCTCGCTCCCTGACATCCCATCTGTCCCGGACCTCGCGCAAGTCAGACTCTACTGCCCCCGAGCCAACTCAGAGAGACTGTGACTGA
- the LOC124475835 gene encoding uncharacterized protein LOC124475835, which yields MMHAFEYLTTWIVMLAVAVSGQKQTSLSQPSPPNSGLRSDCLGNVMRLSLDKSLAVGNLLEVDAINGTDVIPLTSRLAAQCGYSMESDPWGNTKIYSSMFGCYAGSKEAGTFSLGLNLRMSEDLKLDEATYVVTKTCNYQSTATRHILCERNYIEVSTQLFKPQIAKNVLSPDDLTQDSVKYYASASPNDIWKLMFFTPEPKVMLLNEAKKAGYGVKSTEDRLVLRSPFNSAATYIENVAGVLMEVFSVSTYYVPIYGFNIVDSDAACPTGGLTFTDETITWHVPRRITPVIKGAITILNMYMGIDGQRLNQYQMAARKYTLTSTESHIVIELPIGTPDGYYKSLAPDDQYHVTFTIEPMLELVWREESTQTDTQYKVLFPITTPLVSWPTQFTGNAVPEERSFEILLGTFLPDVELINITFNTGLFSVAECNSKGFDVKEHRFPNGSKSFSLKVPFFEDAVLAHNPEPLFTTYILPMTFGLLILPEETQFSHVAKAEVSLQDVVLPVITGTCDPGYFYVTVGYGNQGHNFRTMIGKTELTSELAETYGLVINSTQFSFVMPYSSADSIFEVVISTSVRARIDLELVSSNNWKLNDFSLSCSFPLTTTECYSNGTMTALAIKVESVPNMILSHLTLRDDSCKPKYSDNHFAYFDFGVNSCGTTRTMFGNIMVYENDISLDLKRYTSRYPDVAYYKQTVSCYYLVDVTETMAFRTQPRVKAPSAEIGMGYLIVQMRLAQDESYKLFYQAVDYPVAKYLRQPLYFEVALTQSMDQQMELVLENCWATQHKDRSSLPRWNLIVDSCVNLDDLYVTVFHPVESDSRVNIPAHVKRFSVSMFTFIADEVALKEKMFVHCDAVICDSNNPHGGCISQCVNPTKTGAKTYRTADLKGSGNIDYQMQGEQLSSGSILLSEPE from the exons ATGATGCATGCATTTGAATATCT CACAACATGGATTGTGATGCTAGCTGTTGCAGTTTCTGGTCAGAAACAGACAAGTTTAAGTCAACCTTCACCACCAA ACAGTGGTTTACGTTCCGACTGTCTTGGAAATGTCATGCGGCTGAGTTTGGATAAGTCTCTGGCTGTTGGGAATCTTCTTGAAGTTGATGCCATCA ATGGCACCGATGTCATACCGCTGACTTCCAGACTGGCTGCACAGTGTGGATACAGCATGGAATCTGACCCATGGGGAAACACTAAAATATATTCCTCCATGTTTGGCTGTTATGCTGGAAGCAAG GAGGCTGGTACATTCAGCCTTGGACTGAATCTCAGAATGTCAGAAGATCTTAAGTTGGATGAGGCCACTTATGTTGTGACAAAAACATGTAACTATCAGTCAACGGCCACACGGCACATTCTCTGTGAAAGGAACTATATAGAG GTGTCAACCCAGTTGTTCAAGCCTCAGATTGCAAAGAACGTACTGAGTCCTGATGACTTGACGCAGGATTCAGTGAAATATTAT GCCAGTGCCTCCCCAAATGACATCTGGAAGTTGATGTTCTTTACTCCTGAACCAAAAGTCATGCTGCTCAATGAGGCCAAGAAGGCTGGCTATGGTGTCAAGTCTACAGAGGATCGCTTGGTGCTGCGAAGTCCCTTCAACTCAGCAGCGACTTACATAGAGAAT GTGGCTGGGGTTCTCATGGAAGTGTTCAGTGTTAGCACTTACTATGTACCCATTTATGGCTTTAACATAGTGGATTCTGATGCTGCCTGCCCTACTG GTGGCTTGACTTTCACTGACGAGACAATCACTTGGCATGTACCCCGCCGCATCACACCTGTAATCAAAGGTGCCATTACAATATTGAATATGTACATGGGTATTGATGGACAGAGACTGAACCAATACCAGATGGCTGCCAGAAAATACACCTTGACATCCACAGAATCTCACATAGTCATTGAGCTCCCAATAGGAACACCTGATGGGTACTACAAG AGTCTTGCCCCAGATGATCAGTATCACGTCACCTTTACCATTGAGCCCATGTTGGAACTAGTGTGGCGTGAAGAGAGTACTCAAACTGACACACAATATAAGGTCCTCTTTCCTATTACAACTCCCCTGGTGTCCTGGCCTACTCAGTTCACAGGCA ATGCAGTTCCCGAGGAGAGGTCATTTGAAATCCTCTTGGGAACTTTCCTGCCTGATGTGGAGCTGATCAACATCACCTTCAACACAGGGCTCTTTTCTGTGGCAGAGTGCAATTCAAAGGGCTTCGATGTTAAAGAGCACAGATTTCCAAATGGCTCAAAGTCTTTCTCCCTGAAAGTGCCCTTCTTTGAGGATGCAGTCCTTGCGCAT AATCCTGAACCTTTGTTTACAACCTACATCCTGCCTATGACCTTTGGACTGCTCATCCTGCCTGAAGAAACTCAATTCTCCCATGTAGCAAAGGCAGAGGTGTCTTTGCAGGATGTTG TTCTCCCTGTGATTACTGGTACATGTGACCCGGGGTACTTCTATGTCACTGTTGGATATGGAAACCAAGGACACAATTTTAGAACCATGATTGGCAAGACTGAGCTCACCAGTGAGCTGGCTGAGACGTATGGGCTAGTAATCAACAGCACTCAATTCAGTTTTGTGATGCCGTACAGTAGTGCTGACTCCATATTTGAG GTGGTTATCTCTACTTCAGTCAGAGCCAGAATTGATTTGGAGCTGGTGTCCTCCAATAACTGGAAGCTTAATGACTTCTCGTTGTCCTGCAGCTTTCCCTTGACCACAACTG AGTGTTACTCTAATGGCACAATGACTGCCTTGGCTATAAAGGTGGAGTCTGTTCCCAATATGATCCTCAGTCATCTGACCCTGAGAGATGATTCCTGTAAACCGAAGTATAGCGACAACCATTTTGCTTACTTTGACTTTGGTGTGAACAGTTGCGGAACCACGAGAACG ATGTTTGGCAACATTATGGTGTACGAGAACGACATTTCCTTGGATCTCAAGAGATACACCAGCAGGTATCCTGATGTGGCATATTACAA GCAAACCGTTTCCTGCTACTATCTGGTTGATGTCACTGAGACTATGGCATTCCGTACCCAGCCGAGAGTCAAGGCTCCATCTGCTGAAATTGGAATGGGATATTTGATTGTCCAAATGAGATTGGCTCAGG ATGAGTCATATAAGCTGTTCTATCAGGCGGTGGATTACCCAGTGGCTAAGTATTTGAGACAGCCCCTGTACTTTGAGGTTGCGTTAACGCAGTCCATGGATCAACAAATGGAGCTCGTCTTGGAGAACTGCTGGGCAACCCAACACAAAGACAGGAGCTCTCTGCCTAGATGGAACCTCATTGTTGACAG CTGTGTGAACCTCGACGATCTCTACGTGACAGTTTTCCATCCTGTGGAGTCTGACTCGAGGGTTAACATCCCTGCTCATGTGAAGCGCTTTTCTGTCAGCATGTTCACCTTCATTGCAGATGAGGTGGCTCTGAAAGAAAAG ATGTTTGTACATTGTGATGCTGTTATTTGCGACTCCAACAATCCACATGGAGGATGTATTAGTCAGTGCGTGAACCCCACAAAGACTGGTGCCAAAACATACCGGACAGCTGATCTTAAAG GGTCTGGAAATATTGACTACCAGATGCAAGGTGAACAACTTTCCTCAGGATCTATTCTACTCTCTGAACCTGAATAA